The following are from one region of the Bacillota bacterium genome:
- a CDS encoding P1 family peptidase yields MHNSITCVPGIEVGCAEDPVGLTGCTVILAKEGAVPGVDVRGSAPGTRETDLMRPARLVQKVHGIVLSGGSAFGLDAASGVMAFLEEQGIGFETGFGRVPIVGAAVIFDLGMGSSKVRPDKEMGYLACKAASSGSVPEGNAGAGMGATVGKVYGPVFCMKGGQGTYCVEIGDGIRVGALAVVNALGDVVDPGTGRIIAGAYDFASGRFLDCSAAMRRLGVQGATNADFGRSNLAKSPDQVPPESPGPISSTTLVVVATNAKLTKEETNKVAEMAHDGIARSIRPVHTMYDGDTVFALSTGDKEADVTAIGSVAADVVSMAIVRAVMKATRVGSVLAAGDIVDRRA; encoded by the coding sequence ATGCATAATTCCATAACATGCGTGCCAGGCATCGAGGTTGGATGCGCTGAGGATCCCGTTGGCCTTACAGGATGCACCGTGATCTTGGCGAAGGAAGGCGCTGTTCCAGGCGTTGATGTTAGGGGATCTGCGCCTGGGACCAGGGAAACCGATCTTATGCGGCCGGCCAGGCTGGTTCAAAAGGTGCATGGAATAGTTCTTTCGGGAGGCAGCGCCTTTGGACTAGATGCAGCAAGCGGCGTTATGGCATTCCTGGAGGAACAAGGGATAGGGTTTGAGACAGGATTCGGGCGGGTCCCCATTGTCGGCGCTGCGGTGATATTCGACCTTGGAATGGGCAGCAGCAAGGTGCGACCAGATAAGGAAATGGGGTATCTTGCTTGTAAGGCGGCATCGTCCGGCTCCGTGCCCGAAGGCAATGCCGGAGCCGGGATGGGTGCCACGGTGGGGAAAGTCTATGGCCCTGTATTTTGCATGAAAGGCGGACAGGGGACGTATTGCGTTGAAATCGGGGATGGGATAAGAGTTGGGGCCCTTGCGGTGGTAAATGCCCTGGGTGATGTGGTGGACCCCGGCACAGGCAGGATCATCGCAGGAGCATATGACTTTGCGTCAGGTAGATTCCTTGATTGCTCGGCCGCGATGAGGAGGCTTGGGGTACAGGGCGCGACAAACGCGGACTTCGGCAGGTCGAATCTCGCAAAGTCGCCAGATCAGGTACCACCAGAATCTCCAGGCCCAATTTCCTCCACCACCCTGGTGGTTGTGGCGACAAATGCAAAGCTCACCAAAGAAGAAACCAATAAAGTCGCGGAAATGGCCCATGATGGTATTGCAAGATCGATTCGTCCGGTGCATACTATGTATGATGGAGATACTGTTTTTGCCCTGTCCACAGGAGATAAAGAAGCGGACGTGACCGCTATCGGATCTGTGGCGGCAGATGTAGTGAGCATGGCCATAGTGCGCGCTGTCATGAAGGCAACCCGTGTGGGTTCGGTGCTTGCGGCTGGTGATATCGTAGATAGGCGCGCATGA
- a CDS encoding ECF transporter S component, whose product MRLSIRQIVVSGILAALTIVMGATGIGFIPVPTPAGAATLMHLPVILAGILEGPLVGSLTGLIFGLFTLQFLADPLVVIPARLLIGVVAYYVYMLTRKTSWGLALAAAAGSATNTIGTLSLFALRGYAPVAGEKGILTIAIAHGIPEAIVAAVVITPIALAVSKSMARGSLKNGTVVTGQRS is encoded by the coding sequence ATGAGACTATCCATTCGGCAGATCGTAGTATCCGGTATTCTAGCGGCGCTCACCATCGTCATGGGAGCTACCGGCATCGGATTCATCCCGGTACCTACCCCCGCTGGCGCTGCAACTTTGATGCATCTCCCCGTGATTCTGGCTGGTATCCTCGAAGGGCCCCTGGTCGGCTCCCTAACTGGCTTGATCTTCGGCCTCTTCACTTTGCAATTCCTGGCCGATCCTCTCGTGGTCATCCCTGCCCGGCTTTTGATTGGGGTCGTAGCATATTATGTCTATATGCTGACCCGCAAGACATCCTGGGGGCTCGCACTGGCAGCGGCTGCAGGAAGCGCCACAAACACTATAGGGACGCTCTCCCTTTTTGCGCTGCGTGGCTATGCCCCGGTCGCTGGAGAGAAAGGCATACTCACCATAGCAATCGCCCATGGTATACCAGAAGCAATTGTGGCAGCAGTGGTGATCACGCCCATCGCGCTGGCAGTGTCAAAAAGCATGGCGAGAGGCTCACTGAAAAATGGGACTGTCGTAACTGGACAAAGATCCTGA
- a CDS encoding DMT family transporter gives MSAKIMALVIALIAGILMALQGSLNSRLGKVVGLWETTFIVHIFGLATIIFILFVLRLGKGQLEAAPHAPWYTFLGGILGVLIVYGVVTSIPRLGVAIATTSIIVGQVLTALIIDHFGLFGLAKMPFTWIKVLGLVLLAGGAKLLLG, from the coding sequence TTGTCTGCCAAGATTATGGCGTTAGTAATCGCCTTGATAGCGGGCATACTCATGGCTTTGCAGGGATCGCTGAATTCGCGCCTTGGGAAAGTGGTAGGGCTCTGGGAGACTACCTTCATCGTTCACATATTCGGGCTCGCTACCATTATATTCATCCTTTTTGTCCTGAGGCTTGGAAAGGGGCAGCTTGAGGCGGCGCCTCATGCTCCCTGGTACACCTTTCTCGGCGGCATTTTGGGGGTATTGATCGTCTATGGGGTGGTGACCAGCATTCCCAGGCTAGGCGTTGCGATCGCCACCACCTCCATAATAGTGGGCCAGGTACTTACGGCTTTGATAATCGATCATTTTGGGCTATTCGGACTGGCCAAGATGCCCTTTACCTGGATCAAGGTCTTGGGTCTCGTGCTGCTCGCAGGCGGCGCGAAACTGCTCCTGGGATGA
- the folK gene encoding 2-amino-4-hydroxy-6-hydroxymethyldihydropteridine diphosphokinase: MIAYIGVGSNLGDRQRNLEGALSLVRSFSGIWILRTSRVYETEPWGYKDQPKFLNMVAEVETSLGPFDLLDGLLNIEQRLGRERRTRWGPRVIDLDILLYDSLTLNDEKLTIPHPRMWERGFVLVPLSELTPDLKNPTGESLKDIVRHPEINQGVALYGSLSGWSE, encoded by the coding sequence GTGATCGCCTACATTGGCGTTGGCTCTAATCTCGGGGACAGGCAGCGAAATCTCGAAGGAGCACTAAGTCTCGTCCGGAGCTTTTCTGGTATCTGGATTTTACGGACATCACGTGTCTATGAAACTGAACCATGGGGCTACAAAGACCAGCCAAAGTTTCTGAATATGGTGGCGGAAGTTGAGACTTCTCTTGGACCGTTTGACCTCCTTGACGGTCTACTCAATATAGAACAGCGACTGGGGCGCGAAAGGCGAACTCGCTGGGGCCCGCGCGTCATTGACCTCGATATCCTCTTATACGATTCTCTCACTCTGAATGATGAGAAGCTGACTATCCCTCATCCGCGAATGTGGGAACGAGGGTTCGTCTTGGTTCCTCTGTCAGAATTGACTCCCGATCTTAAGAATCCCACCGGGGAAAGCTTGAAAGACATTGTAAGGCATCCCGAAATCAACCAAGGTGTAGCATTGTATGGGAGCCTGAGCGGCTGGTCAGAATAA
- the folB gene encoding dihydroneopterin aldolase encodes MGEDKILLKDMVFYGYHGAFSAEKELGQRFEVDVEMVTDLSQAAQMDDVELSVNYVDVYTLVKDIVEEREFNLIETLAETICQEILAAYAVREVTVRVRKPHAPLGGLLGYVQVEITRRPEQ; translated from the coding sequence ATGGGTGAAGATAAGATTCTCTTGAAGGACATGGTATTCTATGGATATCATGGGGCTTTTAGCGCGGAGAAAGAATTGGGTCAACGATTTGAAGTGGATGTGGAGATGGTCACGGATCTTTCTCAAGCTGCGCAAATGGATGATGTGGAATTGTCTGTCAACTATGTGGACGTTTATACCCTTGTCAAGGACATTGTGGAGGAGAGGGAGTTCAACCTTATTGAAACCCTGGCGGAGACCATTTGTCAGGAGATCCTGGCTGCCTATGCCGTTCGCGAAGTGACGGTCAGGGTGCGTAAACCTCATGCTCCTCTTGGCGGACTTCTCGGTTATGTTCAGGTGGAGATCACCAGGAGGCCTGAGCAGTGA
- the folP gene encoding dihydropteroate synthase, with product MNVNVRIIDIPNIKRAREEMERLSVSPEGIRIMAPKAVFRAVKLSQVPIKAAILLKQEMLAKGGEAATSEGVASLSVEAADVLLLGTLRQFDEALATLKRQPFGLREIADKIEEALRRCESRYLPEVKWNEHVFRPGARTYVMGIVNVTPDSFSDGGKYMDPFAAVEHAKTLVAEGADIIDIGGESTRPGSERVPCDEELRRVIPVVERLSREINIPISVDTYKAEVARRAIEAGASVINDISALRFDPDLGRVAADFGVPMILMHMLGEPGTMQRNPQYHDVVSDIISFFEDAVERAISAGIKPEKIILDPGIGFGKLPEHNLEILRRLREFRALGYPILVGTSRKSFIARIVGQSIEERDDGTMATVALAIAGGADIVRVHDVKRTARMVRMTDAIVREGEQNG from the coding sequence ATGAATGTCAATGTCAGGATTATAGATATTCCAAATATAAAACGCGCCCGGGAGGAAATGGAGCGCCTTTCCGTCTCTCCAGAAGGGATCCGGATAATGGCTCCTAAGGCTGTCTTTCGGGCTGTCAAGCTCTCGCAAGTTCCCATAAAAGCTGCCATCCTCCTGAAACAGGAGATGCTGGCAAAAGGGGGCGAGGCCGCGACCAGTGAAGGTGTAGCCAGCCTGTCGGTAGAAGCGGCGGATGTTCTTCTTCTGGGAACCTTGCGCCAGTTTGACGAAGCCCTTGCAACCCTCAAACGACAACCTTTCGGGCTCAGGGAGATTGCTGATAAGATAGAAGAAGCCCTGAGACGATGCGAAAGCCGATATCTCCCTGAGGTTAAATGGAATGAGCATGTATTCCGGCCCGGCGCGCGGACCTATGTTATGGGCATCGTAAATGTGACCCCTGATTCATTTTCTGATGGAGGAAAATACATGGATCCCTTTGCTGCGGTTGAGCATGCCAAAACCCTTGTGGCAGAGGGAGCCGACATAATTGACATCGGCGGCGAATCGACTCGTCCCGGGTCAGAGCGAGTGCCCTGCGATGAGGAACTCAGGAGGGTAATCCCCGTTGTAGAGCGGCTTTCCCGGGAGATAAACATTCCCATTTCGGTAGATACTTATAAGGCGGAGGTGGCTCGCAGGGCGATAGAGGCCGGGGCAAGCGTAATCAATGATATCAGCGCTTTGAGGTTTGACCCGGATCTTGGTCGCGTGGCAGCGGATTTCGGGGTGCCGATGATTCTCATGCATATGTTGGGGGAACCCGGAACAATGCAACGGAATCCCCAATATCATGATGTAGTGTCAGATATTATCTCCTTTTTTGAGGATGCGGTGGAACGTGCAATCTCGGCTGGAATCAAACCCGAGAAGATCATACTGGATCCTGGTATTGGATTTGGAAAGCTCCCCGAGCATAACTTGGAGATCCTGAGACGACTGCGGGAGTTTCGAGCGCTTGGATACCCCATTTTGGTTGGCACATCACGAAAATCATTCATTGCCCGGATAGTTGGGCAGTCTATCGAGGAACGCGATGATGGAACTATGGCAACGGTCGCCCTGGCAATAGCCGGTGGAGCAGATATAGTAAGAGTGCACGATGTAAAGAGAACTGCGAGGATGGTGCGCATGACCGACGCGATAGTCCGAGAGGGGGAGCAAAATGGGTGA
- the aroH gene encoding chorismate mutase yields the protein MRLRGARGAIVVKENSSEAIIEGTKELLNKMISENHIDIGDIGAIIFSSTPDLDAAFPAAGARELGLSLVPLFCCSEIDVTGSLDRCIRILILFSSDKRLDEIKHVYLGEAENLRPDLAQYSNDPEQPD from the coding sequence ATGCGCCTGAGGGGTGCAAGGGGAGCGATCGTCGTCAAAGAGAATTCATCTGAAGCCATCATAGAGGGCACGAAAGAGCTTCTGAACAAGATGATAAGCGAAAATCACATCGATATTGGAGATATAGGAGCCATAATCTTTTCATCGACCCCTGATCTCGACGCTGCCTTTCCTGCAGCCGGAGCGAGGGAGCTTGGTCTTTCTCTGGTGCCTCTTTTCTGCTGCAGCGAGATAGATGTCACAGGATCTCTCGATAGATGCATAAGGATTCTTATCCTTTTCAGCAGTGACAAGCGCCTTGATGAAATAAAACATGTCTATTTGGGAGAGGCAGAAAATCTCAGGCCCGATTTAGCTCAATATTCCAACGACCCGGAGCAACCTGATTGA
- the aroF gene encoding 3-deoxy-7-phosphoheptulonate synthase, which yields MIIIMNRDATQEDIKRVEERISMAGLSLHLSQGSERTIIGVVGDVRQILPDSIKALPGVERVVRILHPFKLASRDFKPEPTIVKLDNGAEIGSRQLVVMAGPCAVEDEDTLMEVAIKVKAAGATILRGGAFKPRTSPYNFRGLGEEGLKMLARVREGTGLPVITEVLSPQDVDLVSKYADILQIGARNMQNFSLLQTVAKVRKPVLLKRGLANSIEEWLMSAEYILSGGNDQVILCERGIRTFETYTRNTLDLSAVPLVKKLSHLPILVDPSHGTGSRDLVIPMSRAAVAAGADGLLVEVHPYPEKALSDGPQSLKPEGFEQLMNEIKPVAQAVGRIA from the coding sequence GTGATCATCATTATGAATCGTGACGCAACTCAAGAAGATATTAAGAGAGTGGAGGAGAGGATTAGTATGGCAGGACTTTCTCTTCACCTCTCTCAAGGTTCTGAGAGGACCATTATTGGCGTCGTGGGGGATGTCCGCCAGATCTTGCCTGACTCAATCAAAGCGCTCCCAGGCGTGGAAAGGGTTGTCCGTATTCTCCATCCATTCAAGCTGGCGAGCCGTGATTTCAAACCCGAGCCCACCATAGTCAAGCTTGACAATGGGGCAGAGATCGGGTCCAGGCAGCTGGTCGTGATGGCTGGTCCCTGCGCAGTTGAAGACGAAGACACATTGATGGAAGTAGCGATAAAGGTCAAGGCCGCAGGCGCGACCATCCTCAGGGGCGGCGCCTTCAAGCCCAGGACATCACCATATAATTTCAGAGGCCTTGGAGAGGAGGGTCTCAAGATGCTGGCCAGAGTGCGGGAAGGAACAGGGCTGCCTGTGATCACCGAAGTCCTGTCCCCGCAAGACGTGGATCTTGTCTCAAAGTATGCGGACATATTGCAGATAGGCGCAAGGAATATGCAAAACTTCAGTCTACTGCAGACTGTCGCGAAAGTACGAAAGCCGGTGCTGCTGAAACGAGGCCTCGCGAATTCCATCGAGGAATGGTTGATGTCTGCAGAATACATCCTCTCTGGCGGCAATGATCAGGTGATCCTGTGCGAAAGAGGAATTCGGACCTTTGAGACTTACACCCGCAACACGCTTGACCTTAGTGCAGTCCCGCTGGTGAAAAAGCTGAGCCATCTTCCTATATTGGTCGACCCCAGCCATGGGACTGGATCACGCGATCTTGTCATTCCCATGAGCAGGGCCGCTGTGGCCGCCGGGGCTGATGGCTTACTGGTGGAAGTTCACCCTTATCCTGAGAAAGCCCTGTCTGATGGACCGCAATCCCTCAAGCCCGAGGGCTTCGAGCAGCTGATGAATGAAATCAAACCTGTGGCGCAAGCGGTAGGAAGGATCGCTTGA
- a CDS encoding prephenate dehydrogenase produces MGEESPRRLTVTIVGMGLMGGSLGMALYENEPKYEIIGVDRNKDTLARAIEKHAAHRTVADISEAAPFTDILVLATPIREMPHLAQEAAPHMRPGSIVTDLGSTKAYLAKEMPARLPGSITYIGGHPMAGSEKSGIEAARKDLLKGATYVLCPPDGIQEDSRELLTLRQMVRVAGAREIFMEPEQHDIYVAIVSHLPYLCSVALAGLALKKSQDFPSLSRLMAGGFRDSTRTASRDPLVGADICLTNPEALENMASEFNSIIEEIMSMVRKQDIEGLRQKLREIKLFRDSLKFPPSSN; encoded by the coding sequence ATGGGAGAGGAATCCCCGCGCAGGCTCACAGTGACCATCGTTGGCATGGGTCTCATGGGCGGTTCCCTTGGGATGGCCCTCTATGAAAATGAGCCTAAATATGAAATCATCGGTGTCGACAGAAATAAAGACACTCTTGCAAGGGCGATAGAAAAGCATGCCGCTCACAGAACAGTCGCAGATATTTCGGAGGCCGCCCCTTTCACCGATATCCTTGTGCTGGCGACGCCGATCCGTGAAATGCCGCACCTCGCTCAAGAGGCAGCGCCACATATGCGCCCGGGCAGCATTGTGACAGACCTGGGTAGCACAAAGGCCTACCTGGCAAAGGAAATGCCTGCAAGGCTTCCCGGGAGCATCACATACATAGGTGGCCATCCGATGGCCGGCTCTGAGAAAAGCGGGATAGAGGCAGCCCGGAAGGATCTTCTTAAAGGCGCGACTTACGTGCTCTGCCCGCCTGATGGCATCCAGGAAGATTCCAGAGAACTCTTGACCCTGCGCCAGATGGTGAGGGTGGCTGGCGCAAGAGAGATTTTCATGGAACCAGAACAGCATGATATATATGTGGCGATCGTCAGTCACCTCCCGTATCTATGCTCCGTCGCCCTGGCAGGGCTAGCGCTCAAAAAGTCCCAGGATTTCCCGAGTTTATCGCGGCTTATGGCAGGGGGTTTCAGGGATTCCACCAGGACCGCCAGTCGAGATCCTCTGGTGGGGGCTGACATATGCCTCACAAATCCCGAGGCGCTTGAAAACATGGCATCTGAATTCAACTCTATCATAGAGGAGATCATGTCCATGGTGAGAAAACAGGATATAGAGGGCCTGAGACAAAAGCTGAGGGAAATAAAGTTATTTCGTGATTCTCTGAAGTTCCCGCCCAGTTCTAATTGA
- the aroA gene encoding 3-phosphoshikimate 1-carboxyvinyltransferase: MNRQVSSCGPLKGEIRVPGDKSISHRAAILGSIAHGITIIHGYASGIDCQSTLQCLRDLGVEVKHIKEEAESMSQHMILIHGKGPSGLQEPQDVLDAGNSGTTIRLMAGVLASSDFFSVITGDASLRRRPMARVIEPLREMGATIFGRGGSKYAPLAIKGAALRPITWNAPVASAQLKSCILLAGLLGGGATVVEPAISRDHTERMLRFFGIQVHESFGGGEHTVSVDGNKEFSGKEIFIPGDISSAAFLLAAAALVPGSSIVVRDVGINPTRAGFLDCLRSMGNEAKYLDERSDGPEPVADIAVSYGQLKGITIEGPAIPGVIDEIPILAVMATQAEGETIIRGAGELRAKESDRIAALASELTKIGGRVRELPDGIVISGKTPIRGGVTCSSHGDHRVAMALAIAGLISSEPIVIEGAECVDISFPGFWETLDALTGN; encoded by the coding sequence TTGAACCGCCAAGTATCATCTTGTGGCCCGCTCAAGGGGGAAATCAGGGTTCCCGGGGACAAGTCAATATCTCATCGCGCAGCCATATTAGGCTCAATAGCCCATGGTATCACTATAATTCATGGTTATGCCAGCGGCATAGACTGCCAGAGCACTCTTCAATGCCTCAGAGATCTAGGAGTGGAGGTCAAACATATCAAAGAAGAAGCTGAGTCCATGAGCCAGCACATGATTCTGATCCATGGCAAGGGCCCATCCGGCCTTCAAGAGCCGCAAGATGTGCTGGACGCAGGCAATTCCGGGACCACAATCAGGCTTATGGCGGGAGTCCTGGCCTCTTCGGATTTCTTTTCCGTGATAACTGGTGATGCATCTCTCAGGCGGCGTCCTATGGCTAGAGTCATCGAACCTCTCAGAGAAATGGGCGCGACCATATTTGGACGGGGCGGCTCAAAATATGCTCCCCTGGCCATCAAGGGAGCGGCTCTCCGTCCTATCACATGGAACGCCCCTGTCGCCAGCGCGCAGCTCAAATCATGCATCCTGCTTGCGGGATTGCTCGGCGGTGGAGCCACAGTGGTGGAGCCGGCAATCTCGAGGGATCATACAGAGAGAATGCTGAGGTTCTTCGGCATCCAGGTGCACGAAAGCTTTGGTGGTGGCGAGCATACGGTGAGCGTGGATGGAAATAAGGAATTCAGCGGCAAAGAGATCTTCATACCTGGCGATATCTCTTCGGCAGCTTTTCTATTAGCAGCCGCTGCGCTGGTTCCCGGATCGTCTATAGTCGTGCGTGACGTGGGGATCAACCCAACGCGCGCTGGTTTCCTCGACTGCCTGAGATCCATGGGCAATGAAGCCAAATATCTCGATGAACGTTCTGATGGGCCAGAGCCAGTGGCGGATATCGCCGTATCCTACGGACAGCTAAAAGGCATTACAATTGAAGGCCCTGCAATACCGGGTGTGATAGATGAGATACCTATTCTTGCCGTGATGGCGACTCAGGCCGAAGGGGAAACCATCATCCGGGGGGCAGGCGAGTTAAGGGCAAAGGAAAGTGACAGGATTGCAGCTCTTGCCTCTGAGCTTACGAAAATCGGAGGGAGGGTCCGGGAGCTTCCGGATGGAATAGTGATCTCGGGCAAGACGCCAATAAGGGGCGGCGTCACTTGCTCGAGCCATGGCGATCACCGAGTTGCCATGGCCTTGGCGATAGCAGGCCTGATTTCATCTGAACCAATTGTCATAGAGGGAGCTGAATGCGTTGATATCTCATTCCCAGGATTTTGGGAGACCCTTGATGCCCTTACGGGGAATTGA
- a CDS encoding shikimate dehydrogenase — MPLRGIDSSTKLVCLLGYPVAHSLSPAMHNAAFRHLGLNICYMSFQVQKERLADAMAGIRGLGMVGANVTVPHKVEALGLMDSLSPDAQRIGAVNTIINQDGRLIGHNTDGYGLLRALEDAGYEPEGEEVVIAGAGGAARACALTLAGAGAARILIVNRTLNKAEDLAEQVRRAEVQLGTPQQTEKVVNHATVCKAFPLAKLKDLMKDAGLLINATSVGLKSAGDCIVDDPGAIRKDMVVCDLVYRRGMPKGKTRLIEIAEMAGARTVLGLSILLYQGVKAFELWMNQEAPVQVMRRALEISVER; from the coding sequence ATGCCCTTACGGGGAATTGATAGCAGTACAAAACTAGTATGTCTTTTGGGATACCCTGTCGCGCATAGCCTCTCGCCAGCCATGCATAATGCAGCATTCAGGCATCTCGGGCTCAATATCTGCTACATGTCTTTTCAGGTGCAAAAGGAAAGATTGGCGGACGCAATGGCCGGTATCCGCGGACTGGGGATGGTCGGCGCTAACGTCACCGTGCCCCACAAGGTGGAAGCATTGGGCCTGATGGATTCACTTTCCCCTGACGCTCAAAGGATCGGCGCCGTGAATACCATCATAAACCAGGACGGGCGGCTGATAGGGCATAATACGGATGGCTACGGCTTGCTAAGAGCGCTTGAGGACGCGGGATATGAGCCCGAGGGCGAAGAAGTGGTCATCGCCGGGGCTGGGGGCGCTGCAAGAGCTTGCGCGCTGACCCTTGCAGGGGCCGGAGCGGCACGAATATTGATAGTGAACAGGACCCTGAACAAGGCAGAGGACCTGGCTGAACAGGTGAGAAGGGCTGAGGTCCAGTTAGGCACGCCGCAGCAGACTGAAAAAGTAGTAAATCATGCGACCGTGTGCAAGGCGTTTCCGCTGGCGAAACTGAAGGACCTTATGAAAGACGCGGGCCTTCTCATAAATGCCACGTCTGTAGGCCTCAAATCTGCGGGAGACTGTATCGTAGATGATCCTGGGGCTATTCGCAAGGATATGGTAGTTTGCGATCTTGTCTATAGGCGCGGAATGCCAAAAGGCAAGACACGGCTTATTGAGATAGCTGAGATGGCTGGCGCCAGGACGGTCCTGGGCCTTTCAATCCTTCTCTATCAAGGGGTTAAAGCTTTTGAGTTGTGGATGAACCAGGAGGCTCCCGTGCAAGTCATGCGCAGGGCGCTTGAGATCTCAGTGGAAAGGTAG
- a CDS encoding chorismate synthase, with the protein MGRFRFYTAGESHGKGLIALMEGIPAGLRVSNDGIDLQLARRQAGYGRGDRMKIEHDRVEIISGIRHGITLGSPISLLIWNKDWENWKQVMSHDPADAGKSIPVTVPRPGHADLAGILKYDHHDIRNVLERASARETAARVAAGAIARILLAEFGIQIESRVLDIGGISAKAEQQIIAAIDRAKETGDTLGGTFEVIATGVPVGLGSYIQWDQRLDGRIAQAVMSIPGVKGVEIGLGFQASRYPGSQVHDEIYFDGRFYRKTNHAGGLEGGVTNGEPVVVRAAMKPIPTLRNPLNSVDIASGVPSPAHSERSDVCAVQACSIVAEAMVALSLCEAFIDKFGGDSLEEMRRNFAGYLKGIEEYMTTPATGGDAGC; encoded by the coding sequence GTGGGTAGATTCAGGTTTTATACTGCAGGTGAATCCCATGGGAAGGGGCTCATCGCCCTCATGGAAGGGATCCCTGCGGGCCTCAGAGTCTCCAACGATGGGATAGATCTCCAACTTGCCAGGAGACAGGCGGGTTACGGTCGCGGGGACAGGATGAAAATCGAACATGATCGCGTTGAGATAATATCTGGAATCAGGCATGGAATCACGCTAGGAAGCCCTATTTCCTTATTGATCTGGAATAAGGATTGGGAAAACTGGAAGCAGGTGATGTCGCACGACCCGGCGGATGCGGGGAAATCCATCCCTGTTACGGTTCCAAGGCCAGGGCACGCGGATCTCGCAGGCATTCTGAAGTACGACCATCATGACATACGGAATGTTCTTGAAAGGGCTTCCGCCCGAGAGACTGCAGCCAGGGTTGCTGCCGGAGCCATCGCCAGAATACTTTTGGCGGAGTTCGGCATCCAGATAGAAAGCCGCGTGCTGGATATTGGCGGAATCAGTGCAAAGGCTGAGCAGCAGATCATCGCCGCCATCGATAGGGCTAAGGAAACAGGTGACACTCTTGGAGGAACTTTTGAGGTCATAGCCACTGGAGTTCCCGTAGGCCTCGGATCATATATCCAATGGGATCAGAGACTGGACGGCAGGATTGCTCAGGCGGTCATGAGCATTCCCGGGGTGAAAGGTGTAGAGATCGGGCTTGGGTTTCAAGCCTCCAGGTACCCTGGATCACAAGTGCATGATGAGATTTACTTTGATGGCAGGTTTTATCGAAAGACAAACCATGCAGGAGGCCTCGAGGGTGGTGTAACCAATGGTGAGCCTGTAGTGGTCCGCGCGGCTATGAAACCCATTCCGACCCTCAGAAACCCCCTGAATTCGGTGGATATCGCTTCCGGGGTGCCATCCCCGGCGCATAGCGAGCGTTCGGATGTATGCGCAGTGCAAGCATGCTCCATTGTAGCGGAAGCCATGGTGGCGCTTTCTTTATGTGAAGCCTTCATTGACAAATTCGGCGGGGACAGCCTCGAGGAGATGCGCCGAAATTTCGCTGGATACTTGAAAGGGATAGAGGAGTATATGACAACCCCAGCGACAGGTGGGGATGCAGGATGTTGA